In the genome of Hydrogenophaga sp. PBL-H3, the window TTCGGCTTTCCGCCAGCGCGCGCCTTCACCCCCACGCGCTGGCTGGCCGATGGCGACACGGTGCAGATCGGCCACAGCGTCCTGCGGGTGCGCCATTGCCCGGGGCACACCCCGGGCCATGTGGTGTTTCACTCGGCCGAGGCCCAGCGCGCCTTTGTGGGCGACGTGCTGTTCGCCGGCAGCATCGGCCGCACCGATTTTCCGCAGGGCAACCACGAGCAGCTGATCAGCAGCATCAAGGAACGGCTGTGGCCCATGGGCAATGACACGGTGTTCATTCCGGGCCACGGACCAGAAAGCAGCTTTGGCGCCGAGCGCCGGCACAACCCGCACGTGCGGGACGCCTGACGCGCGGATTCAGCCCCGACCCAGGCGCTGGAACAGGCCGCCGGGCAAGCGCCCGACGGCGCCGTCGAGTTCCAGTTCGAGCAGGCGGGCCTGCAGATGGGGCGTGTCCAGACCGGTGCGGGCTTGCAGCGCGTCCAGGCTGACCGGGTCGAAGCCCATCGCGTCCAGCAGGCTGTCGGGGCCGATGCCGTCGCCGTCACCTTCGTCGGCACCGGCCGGCGTCGCCGACAGGTCGCGTGGATCGACCATGCGCAGGTCCTCAAGAATGTCCTGCGCGGACTCCACCAGCTTGGCACCCTGGCGGATGAGCGCGTGGCAGCCGCGCGACTGCGGGGCGTGGATGGAGCCGGGGATGGCAAACACCTCGCGTCCTTGCTCGGCCGCCAGGCGGGCGGTGATCAGCGAGCCCGACTTCAAGGTGGCTTCCACCACCAGCGTGCCCTGGGACAGCCCTGCGATCAGGCGGTTGCGCTGGGGGAAGTTGGCATTCAGCGGCGGCGTGCCCAGCGGGTACTCGCTCACGATGGCGCCGTGTGCGGCGATGCGGTGCGCCAGCGAGAGGTGGCGCCTGGGGTAGACGCGGTCCAGACCGGAGCCCACCACGGCGATGGTGGGCGCGCCGCCTTCGAGTGCGCCCGTGTGGGCCGCGCCGTCCACACCCAGCGCCAGGCCCGAGACCACGCACACGCCGGCCTGGCCCAGCGCGTGGGCAAACTGGTGCGCATTGGCTTCACCTTGCGGCGTGGGGTTGCGGCTGCCCACCATGGCCAGGCGGCGTGGGTGCGCCAGCACCTCCAGGTCGCCCATCACGTAGAGCAACACAGGCGGGTCGGCCATCTGCAGCAGGTCAGGCGGGAAGCGGGGGTCGGCGAGTGTCAACACGTGGCGCTGGGCGCCTTCTGCCAGCCAGGCCAGCACCCGCTCCACCTGGGCATCGAGTTCGTCGGGGGCTTGTTGCAGCGCGTGGGCGGTCTTGGGCCCCACCACGGTCTGCAAGGCGTCTAGACCTTGTTGGAAGACGGCCTCGGGCAAGCCGAAGGCTGCCAGCAGCTTGCGGGCCGTTTCCTTGCCCACGCCGGGCGTGAGCAGCAGCCGCAGCCAGGCGGCCAACTCCTGCCGCTGCATGGCGGCTTAGGGATTGATGAAGCGGTCGCCGACCTTGACGCCGTCGCTGATCTGCAGCACCAGGGCGTAGGACACCTTGTCGAAGGTGCGGAAGACGATCATGAGACCGTTGCGTTCACCGGGCAGGCGCAGCTGGGTGCGCGTGGTGTCCGTGCTGTCGGTGATGAGGTTGCTCTCGCGCTGCAGCGCCAGCACGTGGCCGCGCTCCAGCCCATGTTCCTTGCCACGGTTGATGGTCACGACCTGGTTTTGGGCGGCGTAGTTCACTGCGTTGCCGTACACCGAGACGATCTGGCCGGTCTGCACGCCTTCGGGAGCGCGCGGAACGAAGTTGGTGAGCTCGCGTGGGGGTTCGGGCAGCAGGCGGTCGCCCACGCGCATTTCTTCCTTGGCGGCCAGGATGTCGATGGCGGCCGGCACCAGCTCGGTGACGGTCTGGCCCTTGGCATCGACACCAGGGCGGGTGGTTTCGCCGCTGACCACGCTGGCCTTGCCGACGTATTGCGCTTCATAGCCCAGGATCTGGCTGGTCGTGGGGTCGCGCAGTGGCGTGGCGTTGCGGAAGACGCGGTACTGGGTGGAGCGGCCATCGATCACCGACAGGGGCTCGGCTTGTGGTCCGTCGCTGTACTGGGCACGGGCGTAGGCCCGGTCGCCGCGGCTGAGCATGACGCGGTTTTCCTGCGTGGCGACGATGCGAGGTGCCCGCGAGAACGTGGCTTCGTCCACGATCAGCGGCTCGGTGAGGAAGGACTCGATGGCCTGCAGGTTGACCGGCGGCACGGCCGAGTCGCCCAGGCTGTCGTAGCGGGTGCGCGGCGAGACGCGCACGGTGTCTGTGTCACCGCTGCCGGGCTGGCGCGTGGTGAGGCGGGCGCGGCCGTTGGACTTGTCCAGGTAGAGCACCTGCCCTGGGTAGATGCGGTGCGGGTTCTGGATGTCGTCGATGTTCATGCCCCAGAGCTCGGGCCAGCGCCACGGCGTCTTGAGGAAGATGCCCGACACCGCCCACAGGGTGTCACCGCGCTTGATGGTGTAGCTGTCGGGCGCGTTGGGTGCGAGTTCGGACAGCGGCACGCCGGTCTGGGCCACCTGGTTGGCGGTGGCTCGCTGGCCGGGCGTGATGGGGAAGTTCTGTGCCGACACGGTGCCGGCGAGGGCCGCAGCGATCAGGGCAACGGCGCAAACCACGGGCCTGAGGTGGCTGGTGGGGCGCGCGGAATGGAAGTTGGCAGGCAAGCGGTTCTTCAATGGCATGTGGTGGCCCCTGGGGCGGCGATGGCCGGTTGTCAGCGGGAATTTCGAGGAAATCCAGCCGCCTTCCGGTGGCGCTCGTGTCTTGACAAATCGCTTTTGATTTTGCGCCCAAGCCTTTGATTAGGCAATGTTTATGGCGGGGCGCTTTCACGCGTCGTGGCAAAAGTGGCGAAAATGTCGACACCGCATTCCGCTCATCCCCGGCTTGCCGCCAGCCGTCGCCCGGGTACAGTGGGCGGTTCCTTGCAAGCCCTTCGATTGCCCCGTTTTTCATGAACTCGCCGACCTTGTTGCCCATCCTTTGTTACCCCGATCCACGACTGCACACCGTGGCCCGCCCGGTGGGGGCGGTGGACGATCGCATCCGCACGCTGAGTCAGCAGATGCTGGACACCATGTACGACGCCCACGGCATTGGCCTGGCCGCCACCCAGGTGGATGTGCACGAGCGCCTGATCGTGATTGATGTGAGCGAGACACGCGACCAGCCCATGGTGCTGATCAACCCGGTGGTCGAATGGGCCAGCCCCGAGACGCGCAAGGGCGAAGAGGGTTGCCTGTCGGTGCCCGGCATCTACGACGGTGTCGAGCGTTCGCTGGCCGTTCGCGTGCGGGCCCAAGACCTGGATGGTGTCGAGCGCAAGATCGAAGCCGACGGCATGCTGGCCGTGTGCATCCAGCACGAGATGGACCACCTGATGGGCAAGGTGTTCGTCGAGTACCTCTCGCCGCTCAAGCGCACGCGCATCAAATCCAAGCTGGTCAAGGCCCAGCGGGAGGCCATGAAGGCATGAAGATCCTGAGCACGCTCTTGCTGGGCCTGGTGGCGCTGTTGGCTGGCTGTTCGGTCATGCCCGAGCGTGCCGCCCTGGGCACCCCGCGTGCCGAGATCGAGAACAACCTGGGTCGTCCCACGATGGTCCATGCGCTGCCCGGTGGCGCCACGCGCCTGCAGTACTCCGGTCAGCCCGCGGGCCAGTGGGTGCACAACCTGGACCTGGGGCCCGATGGCCGCCTGGTGCGCAACGAACAGGTGATGGACGCTCCCTGGCTGCTGCAGCGCATCGAGGTCGGTCGCTGGACGCAGGAAGACGTGTTGCGCAACCTCGGCCGCCCGGCATTGGTGGAGCGCGTGGCGCGCTTCGACGGTGCTGTGTGGACCTACCGTTTTCTGGAAGCCACGCGACCGCGTCAGGTGCACGTGCACCTGGACCCGGCGGGCGTGGTGCGGCAGCTGATGTTCACCGACGAAGCCCACCACGACGACGCGGTGGATGCCAGCCACCCCTGAACGGACCCGTTGCATGGGCGTGTTGTCCTGCCCGACCCCGCGCTCGCTGCCCACTCCCCCCATGAACATCATCTTTGCCGGCACGCCGGAATTTGCCAGCGTGGCGCTGGCCCGCTTGCTGGCCGCCGGTTTTCGGGTGCCGCTGGTGCTCAGCCAGCCCGACCGCCCCGCGGGCCGCGGCATGAAGCTGCAGGCCTCGCCCGTCAAACAGCTGGCGCTGGAGCACCACATTGCGGTGGCTCAGCCGCGCAGCCTGCGACTGGACGGCAAATACCCCGACGACGCGGCCGCCGCGCGCGAGGCCATCGAAGCCGCGCGGGCGGATGTGATGGTGGTGGCGGCCTACGGCTTGATCCTGCCGCAGTGGGTGCTGGACGTGCCCCGTTTGGGGTGCCTCAACATCCACGCTTCCCTGCTGCCGCGCTGGCGTGGCGCCGCGCCCATCCACCGCGCCATCGAAGCCGGTGACACGGAGACCGGCGTGACCATCATGCAGATGGACGCTGGACTGGACACGGGCGACATGCTGCTGGAGGAGCGCCTGCCGATCCGCGCCGAGGACACCACCGGCAGCCTGCACGACCGCCTCGCCGTGCTCGGTGGTCGCCTGATCGTCGAAGCGCTGGAGATCGCTGCCTGCGGTGGCCTGACAGCCCGCAAGCAACCCCTCGAGGGTGTGACCTACGCGCACAAGATCGAGAAGGCCGAGGCCGCGATCGACTGGAGCGCGCCGGCCGAGACCCTCGCGCGGCGGGTGCGTGCCTTCAACCCCTTTCCCGGTGCGGCCACCGCGCTGGCCGGTGAGGCCATCAAAGTGTGGACGGCCCGCGCCGAAGACACTGCATCGGGCCGCGCTCCCGGCGAGGTGCTGGCGGCCGACGCCCAGGGCATCCGGGTGGCCACCGGCGCCGGTGTGCTGGTGCTCACCGAACTGCAGCGCGCGGGCGGCAAGCGCCTGGCGGTGGCGGATTTCCTGCGCGGCTTTGCGCTGGCACCCGGACAGGTGCTGGACGCCGCCCCGCCGCGCGTGGAAGGAAGCTGATGTTCCACCGCCGCGAGTACCGCAGCCGCCCCGAGTATTGGGAGGGCGTGCGTGACCAGTTCTCGGTGGCCATGGGCATCGGCGCCTGGGGACTGATGACCGGCGTGGCCATGGTGCAGTCGGGCCTGTCGCCGCTGGAGGCCGTGCTCATGACGCTGATCGTGTATGCCGGCAGCGCGCAGCTCGCCGCCGTGCCCATGATCGCCGCGGGCGCACCGCTGTGGGTGATCCTGGCGGCGGCTTTCTGCGTGAACCTGCGCTTCGTCGTGTTTTCGGCCCACTTGCGGCCCTACCTCATGCACCTGCCGCGCTGGCAGCGCCTGATCCGGGGCTACATCACCGGTGACCTGAGCTATGTGTTTTTCGCGCGCCGCTTCCCGCACCCGGGCACCACGCTCGACGAGCTGGAGCGCCAGCAGGCCTACCTCATGGGCAACTGCGCGGTGAACTACGTGGCCTGGATGGGGGCAAGCTTGGCCGGCATCGCGCTGGCCAATGCGGTTCCCATGGCCTGGGGCCTGGGCTTTGCCGGCATCCTGGCGCTGCTGGGGGTGCTGTGCTCGCTGGCTTCATCGAAGCTGCGCTTCGTCTCGGCCGGCGTGGCCGGCGCGGCGGCGGTGGCGGCCTGGGCGCTGCCGCTCAAGCTCAACATCCTGGTGGCGATCGCCAGCGCGGTGGCGATCTGCCTGGTGCTCGAAAGACTCAGGCCACCGGGGCCGGTGCAGGGAACGCACCATGTTTGATGTGGACCCCTGGACGCTGCTCACCATCGTGCTGCTGGGCTGCATCACCGTGATCACGCGCGGTTTTTTCTTCATCTCCAGCAAACCCTGGAGCCTGCCGCACTGGGCCCAGCGCGGCCTCCAGTACGCGCCGATCGCGGCACTCGCGGCGGTGGTCATCCCGGAGATCGTCATGAGCCAGGGCGCGCTCATTGCCACCTGGAGAGACGCGCGGCTGTTTGCCGCCGCCGCCGGCATGGCCTGGTTCTTCTGGAGGCGCGGCGTGCTCGGCACCATCGTCTGCGGGATGGCGGTGTACCTGCCGCTGCGCCTGCTACTGGGCTGGTGAGCGTGACACGGCCGGTCGGGGCCGCAGCCACGCCCACACCGCCAGCGACACACCGCCGCAGATCACCAGGGTCCACAGCGTGTGGCTGGGATAGTGGGCGCCGCGCACGGTCTGAACCGCGCCCGCCACGGCACCGGCCACCAGCACGCCGGCCAGCCAGCGCAGGCCCACCGCGCGGCGGCGCGGCTCGTTGGCCGGCGGCAGCAGCCAGGGCAGGCTGAGCGCCAGAAAGGCGAAGGCGCTGGAAGCGTGGCCGCCGGGAAAGCAGCGCCCGGTGCCGCCATCGATCAAGCCCCAGGTCCAGTGCGACACGTAGACCGCGCTGCCGCCGAAGACCTGCAGGTCCCATGGGCAGCTGGTCCGGCTGGCGTTCTTGATCAGGTTGACGGCGACCAGCGACAGCGCCACGGACAGCAGCACGGCGAG includes:
- a CDS encoding MBL fold metallo-hydrolase, translated to MLRYLTVPVTAFAQNCSIVWCDETRDAAIIDPGGDLDRLLAEVQRLVVNLKAIWLTHAHIDHAGGTADLAEQLGLPIIGPHPGDQFWITGLPQQSAMFGFPPARAFTPTRWLADGDTVQIGHSVLRVRHCPGHTPGHVVFHSAEAQRAFVGDVLFAGSIGRTDFPQGNHEQLISSIKERLWPMGNDTVFIPGHGPESSFGAERRHNPHVRDA
- the dprA gene encoding DNA-processing protein DprA: MQRQELAAWLRLLLTPGVGKETARKLLAAFGLPEAVFQQGLDALQTVVGPKTAHALQQAPDELDAQVERVLAWLAEGAQRHVLTLADPRFPPDLLQMADPPVLLYVMGDLEVLAHPRRLAMVGSRNPTPQGEANAHQFAHALGQAGVCVVSGLALGVDGAAHTGALEGGAPTIAVVGSGLDRVYPRRHLSLAHRIAAHGAIVSEYPLGTPPLNANFPQRNRLIAGLSQGTLVVEATLKSGSLITARLAAEQGREVFAIPGSIHAPQSRGCHALIRQGAKLVESAQDILEDLRMVDPRDLSATPAGADEGDGDGIGPDSLLDAMGFDPVSLDALQARTGLDTPHLQARLLELELDGAVGRLPGGLFQRLGRG
- a CDS encoding LysM peptidoglycan-binding domain-containing protein, which gives rise to MPLKNRLPANFHSARPTSHLRPVVCAVALIAAALAGTVSAQNFPITPGQRATANQVAQTGVPLSELAPNAPDSYTIKRGDTLWAVSGIFLKTPWRWPELWGMNIDDIQNPHRIYPGQVLYLDKSNGRARLTTRQPGSGDTDTVRVSPRTRYDSLGDSAVPPVNLQAIESFLTEPLIVDEATFSRAPRIVATQENRVMLSRGDRAYARAQYSDGPQAEPLSVIDGRSTQYRVFRNATPLRDPTTSQILGYEAQYVGKASVVSGETTRPGVDAKGQTVTELVPAAIDILAAKEEMRVGDRLLPEPPRELTNFVPRAPEGVQTGQIVSVYGNAVNYAAQNQVVTINRGKEHGLERGHVLALQRESNLITDSTDTTRTQLRLPGERNGLMIVFRTFDKVSYALVLQISDGVKVGDRFINP
- the def gene encoding peptide deformylase, whose amino-acid sequence is MNSPTLLPILCYPDPRLHTVARPVGAVDDRIRTLSQQMLDTMYDAHGIGLAATQVDVHERLIVIDVSETRDQPMVLINPVVEWASPETRKGEEGCLSVPGIYDGVERSLAVRVRAQDLDGVERKIEADGMLAVCIQHEMDHLMGKVFVEYLSPLKRTRIKSKLVKAQREAMKA
- a CDS encoding outer membrane protein assembly factor BamE encodes the protein MKILSTLLLGLVALLAGCSVMPERAALGTPRAEIENNLGRPTMVHALPGGATRLQYSGQPAGQWVHNLDLGPDGRLVRNEQVMDAPWLLQRIEVGRWTQEDVLRNLGRPALVERVARFDGAVWTYRFLEATRPRQVHVHLDPAGVVRQLMFTDEAHHDDAVDASHP
- the fmt gene encoding methionyl-tRNA formyltransferase, whose product is MNIIFAGTPEFASVALARLLAAGFRVPLVLSQPDRPAGRGMKLQASPVKQLALEHHIAVAQPRSLRLDGKYPDDAAAAREAIEAARADVMVVAAYGLILPQWVLDVPRLGCLNIHASLLPRWRGAAPIHRAIEAGDTETGVTIMQMDAGLDTGDMLLEERLPIRAEDTTGSLHDRLAVLGGRLIVEALEIAACGGLTARKQPLEGVTYAHKIEKAEAAIDWSAPAETLARRVRAFNPFPGAATALAGEAIKVWTARAEDTASGRAPGEVLAADAQGIRVATGAGVLVLTELQRAGGKRLAVADFLRGFALAPGQVLDAAPPRVEGS
- a CDS encoding AzlC family ABC transporter permease is translated as MFHRREYRSRPEYWEGVRDQFSVAMGIGAWGLMTGVAMVQSGLSPLEAVLMTLIVYAGSAQLAAVPMIAAGAPLWVILAAAFCVNLRFVVFSAHLRPYLMHLPRWQRLIRGYITGDLSYVFFARRFPHPGTTLDELERQQAYLMGNCAVNYVAWMGASLAGIALANAVPMAWGLGFAGILALLGVLCSLASSKLRFVSAGVAGAAAVAAWALPLKLNILVAIASAVAICLVLERLRPPGPVQGTHHV
- a CDS encoding AzlD domain-containing protein; translated protein: MFDVDPWTLLTIVLLGCITVITRGFFFISSKPWSLPHWAQRGLQYAPIAALAAVVIPEIVMSQGALIATWRDARLFAAAAGMAWFFWRRGVLGTIVCGMAVYLPLRLLLGW
- a CDS encoding phosphatase PAP2 family protein — encoded protein: MQDSSCAAANFSSPVKTPALAANATVWWLGTLLFAGLWDLSGLDLAFMQQLGTPQGFALQHTWVLERVLHDGVRQAATGFFLLIGLWTLWPARWDQPRLVALALPRRERLAVLLSVALSLVAVNLIKNASRTSCPWDLQVFGGSAVYVSHWTWGLIDGGTGRCFPGGHASSAFAFLALSLPWLLPPANEPRRRAVGLRWLAGVLVAGAVAGAVQTVRGAHYPSHTLWTLVICGGVSLAVWAWLRPRPAVSRSPAQ